One Setaria italica strain Yugu1 chromosome II, Setaria_italica_v2.0, whole genome shotgun sequence DNA segment encodes these proteins:
- the LOC101769420 gene encoding nodulation receptor kinase isoform X1, with product MAARFLLLYALLLALATAAASQGLAQEDVAKRLKEELSERNRENEMLESWNGDPCSPSTWEGFSCEPKDGVRVVVKLNFSSKNLQGQIPATIGNLTDLTEIDLQDNNFTGSIPVSFSALKHLRNLSVKCNPFLSNQLPDGFSTGVDFRHGACAAEEYHSSPAEEYQSPPGVASQRVIVIGGVAGGSLACTFALGFLFVCFNKRERRSPEKDCSSTTSMSPAATVYDPIFQECGIHNTTNPAVQQLSLKSIQTATGNFKRLIGEGGFGAVYRGILPHGQEVAVKVRSSSSTQGTREFNNELRLLSAVWHENLVPLIGYCCEKDQQILVYPFMSNGSLQDRLYGEASKRKVLDWPTRLSVCIGAARGLVYLHNFAGRCIIHRDIKSSNILMDHSMCGKVADFGFSKYAPQEGDSNPSMEVRGTAGYLDPEYYSTQVLSTRSDVFSFGVVLLEIVTGREPLDVKRPRDEWSLVEWAKPYIREYKIEEMVDPGIKGQYCSEAMWRVLEVALVCTEPFSTFRPSMEDVLRELEDALIIENNASEYMRSIESTGTLGSNRYLSIDRKMFTSGSARIEPTKGQLQTMPSLPR from the exons ATGGCCgcccgcttcctcctcctctatgcgctgctcctcgccctcgccaccgccgcggcatCCCAAGGCCTCGCCCAAG AGGATGTTGCGAAGCGGTTGAAGGAGGAGCTGTCAGAGAGGAACCGAGAGAATGAGATGCTCGAGTCATGGAATGGAGACCCGTGTTCCCCGTCTACCTGGGAAGGATTCTCTTGCGAACCCAAGGATGGCGTCCGTGTCGTCGTCAAGCT GAACTTTTCTTCGAAGAATTTGCAAGGCCAGATTCCGGCAACCATTGGTAACTTAACGGACCTAACTGAAAT TGATCTGCAAGACAATAATTTCACTGGATCTATTCCGGTATCCTTTTCTGCTCTCAAACACCTGCGCAACCT GTCAGTGAAGTGCAACCCCTTCCTGAGCAATCAGCTGCCTGATGGTTTCTCAACCGGGGTGGATTTCAG GCATGGAGCCTGTGCTGCTGAAGAGTATCATAGCTCCCCTGCTGAAGAGTACCAAAGCCCACCTGGAGTTGCCAGTCAGAGAGTAATTGTTATCGGTGGTGTTGCTGGTGGATCTTTGGCATGCACTTTTGCTCTTGGATTTCTATTTGTTTGTTTTAACAAACGTGAACGTCGTTCTCCAGAAAAAGACTGCTCGTCTACAACAAGTATGTCTCCTGCTGCTACAGTATATG ACCCCATTTTTCAAGAATGCGGTATCCATAACACTACAAACCCTGCAGTACAACAGCTGTCCCTCAAATCTATCCAGACTGCAACAGGCAACTTCAAAAGATTGATAGGAGAGGGTGGGTTTGGAGCAGTTTATCGAGGTATATTACCACATGGACAAGAAGTTGCAGTAAAAGTCCGATCAAGCTCATCAACACAGGGAACACGTGAGTTTAACAATGAG TTGAGACTTCTTTCTGCTGTGTGGCATGAGAATTTGGTCCCACTTATTGGCTATTGCTGTGAAAAGGATCAGCAGATATTGGTATATCCATTCATGTCCAATGGCTCACTACAGGATCGCCTCTATG GTGAGGCATCCAAAAGGAAAGTTCTTGATTGGCCTACCAGATTATCTGTTTGTATTGGTGCAGCAAGAG GGCTGGTATATCTGCACAATTTTGCAGGGCGTTGTATCATACACAGAGATATTAAATCAAGCAACATACTTATGGATCACAGCATGTGTGGCAAGGTAGCCGACTTTGGGTTTTCTAAGTATGCACCTCAGGAAGGTGACAGTAATCCATCAATGGAAGTGAGAGGAACTGCTGGGTACTTGGACCCTGA ATACTATTCCACTCAGGTGTTATCCACCAGAAGTGATGTCTTCAGTTTTGGAGTAGTCCTGTTAGAAATTGTGACGGGAAGAGAACCACTTGATGTCAAAAGGCCTCGTGATGAATGGAGCTTAGTTGAGTGG GCAAAACCTTACATAAGGGAGTACAAGATCGAAGAGATGGTGGACCCTGGCATAAAAGGGCAATATTGTTCAGAGGCCATGTGGAGAGTGCTTGAGGTCGCTTTGGTATGCACCGAGCCCTTCTCAACCTTCCGGCCAAGCATGGAGGACGTTCTCAGGGAGCTGGAAGACGCACTGATCATCGAGAACAACGCGTCTGAGTACATGAGGTCCATCGAAAGCACAGGGACTCTGGGCTCCAATCGCTATCTGTCCATTGACAGGAAGATGTTCACATCAGGTTCAGCGCGAATCGAGCCGACAAAGGGACAATTGCAAACGATGCCTTCGCTTCCTAGGTAA
- the LOC101769420 gene encoding nodulation receptor kinase isoform X2: protein MAARFLLLYALLLALATAAASQGLAQEDVAKRLKEELSERNRENEMLESWNGDPCSPSTWEGFSCEPKDGVRVVVKLNFSSKNLQGQIPATIGNLTDLTEIDLQDNNFTGSIPVSFSALKHLRNLSVKCNPFLSNQLPDGFSTGVDFRHGACAAEEYHSSPAEEYQSPPGVASQRVIVIGGVAGGSLACTFALGFLFVCFNKRERRSPEKDCSSTTNPIFQECGIHNTTNPAVQQLSLKSIQTATGNFKRLIGEGGFGAVYRGILPHGQEVAVKVRSSSSTQGTREFNNELRLLSAVWHENLVPLIGYCCEKDQQILVYPFMSNGSLQDRLYGEASKRKVLDWPTRLSVCIGAARGLVYLHNFAGRCIIHRDIKSSNILMDHSMCGKVADFGFSKYAPQEGDSNPSMEVRGTAGYLDPEYYSTQVLSTRSDVFSFGVVLLEIVTGREPLDVKRPRDEWSLVEWAKPYIREYKIEEMVDPGIKGQYCSEAMWRVLEVALVCTEPFSTFRPSMEDVLRELEDALIIENNASEYMRSIESTGTLGSNRYLSIDRKMFTSGSARIEPTKGQLQTMPSLPR from the exons ATGGCCgcccgcttcctcctcctctatgcgctgctcctcgccctcgccaccgccgcggcatCCCAAGGCCTCGCCCAAG AGGATGTTGCGAAGCGGTTGAAGGAGGAGCTGTCAGAGAGGAACCGAGAGAATGAGATGCTCGAGTCATGGAATGGAGACCCGTGTTCCCCGTCTACCTGGGAAGGATTCTCTTGCGAACCCAAGGATGGCGTCCGTGTCGTCGTCAAGCT GAACTTTTCTTCGAAGAATTTGCAAGGCCAGATTCCGGCAACCATTGGTAACTTAACGGACCTAACTGAAAT TGATCTGCAAGACAATAATTTCACTGGATCTATTCCGGTATCCTTTTCTGCTCTCAAACACCTGCGCAACCT GTCAGTGAAGTGCAACCCCTTCCTGAGCAATCAGCTGCCTGATGGTTTCTCAACCGGGGTGGATTTCAG GCATGGAGCCTGTGCTGCTGAAGAGTATCATAGCTCCCCTGCTGAAGAGTACCAAAGCCCACCTGGAGTTGCCAGTCAGAGAGTAATTGTTATCGGTGGTGTTGCTGGTGGATCTTTGGCATGCACTTTTGCTCTTGGATTTCTATTTGTTTGTTTTAACAAACGTGAACGTCGTTCTCCAGAAAAAGACTGCTCGTCTACAACAA ACCCCATTTTTCAAGAATGCGGTATCCATAACACTACAAACCCTGCAGTACAACAGCTGTCCCTCAAATCTATCCAGACTGCAACAGGCAACTTCAAAAGATTGATAGGAGAGGGTGGGTTTGGAGCAGTTTATCGAGGTATATTACCACATGGACAAGAAGTTGCAGTAAAAGTCCGATCAAGCTCATCAACACAGGGAACACGTGAGTTTAACAATGAG TTGAGACTTCTTTCTGCTGTGTGGCATGAGAATTTGGTCCCACTTATTGGCTATTGCTGTGAAAAGGATCAGCAGATATTGGTATATCCATTCATGTCCAATGGCTCACTACAGGATCGCCTCTATG GTGAGGCATCCAAAAGGAAAGTTCTTGATTGGCCTACCAGATTATCTGTTTGTATTGGTGCAGCAAGAG GGCTGGTATATCTGCACAATTTTGCAGGGCGTTGTATCATACACAGAGATATTAAATCAAGCAACATACTTATGGATCACAGCATGTGTGGCAAGGTAGCCGACTTTGGGTTTTCTAAGTATGCACCTCAGGAAGGTGACAGTAATCCATCAATGGAAGTGAGAGGAACTGCTGGGTACTTGGACCCTGA ATACTATTCCACTCAGGTGTTATCCACCAGAAGTGATGTCTTCAGTTTTGGAGTAGTCCTGTTAGAAATTGTGACGGGAAGAGAACCACTTGATGTCAAAAGGCCTCGTGATGAATGGAGCTTAGTTGAGTGG GCAAAACCTTACATAAGGGAGTACAAGATCGAAGAGATGGTGGACCCTGGCATAAAAGGGCAATATTGTTCAGAGGCCATGTGGAGAGTGCTTGAGGTCGCTTTGGTATGCACCGAGCCCTTCTCAACCTTCCGGCCAAGCATGGAGGACGTTCTCAGGGAGCTGGAAGACGCACTGATCATCGAGAACAACGCGTCTGAGTACATGAGGTCCATCGAAAGCACAGGGACTCTGGGCTCCAATCGCTATCTGTCCATTGACAGGAAGATGTTCACATCAGGTTCAGCGCGAATCGAGCCGACAAAGGGACAATTGCAAACGATGCCTTCGCTTCCTAGGTAA
- the LOC101770090 gene encoding uncharacterized protein LOC101770090 produces MDSLEIKEEDYQMDPIEIKDDEEHPIEMLVDQPRFLEPLCPEEVNEDTRIYPRVGGEYQVEVPDLLTEEEQAKLRSSTVYDSRAFGFEYPVGVGLAIPVTWTQNTSTRVKEEHGGLSRRSSCASQDEAPIQSSENFPVNLHQDRICSECLGCKVKYAEEGEKLAGSDGQDMHCSQRREVLGCSCVKRKFDDCLPLPGMPRYSWSDEEAQSFLLGLYIFGKNLVQVTKFMETKTMGEVLSYYYGEFFRSDAYRRWAACRKARSRRCILGLRIFSGPRQQELLSRLLAGVAREVEASLMEVFKIFNEGTSTFEQFILTLRSTVGAQVLVQAVGIGKGKYDLTGFALDPSRNHGISTRPEIPVGKACSALSSGDIIKFLTGDFRLSKARSNDLFWEAVWPRLLSRGWHSEQPKDSSQVGKHALVFLIPGVKKFSRKKLVKGNHYFDSVSDVLSKVASEPRLLEFGVQGGNDDSGIKHENGWIHDSEHDRNTLPNKKPSYNRPTEPGCSPELMKFTVVDTSLVQGEEPSKVRSLRNLPTDSSHGYMSSPSSEDSGSDSAEEHSDSEDSSQPYEHVSTDRCTTGAKYASEERKSKPPTIVKMDSSVIQKAASSGTLTSINGHISTDQGFSTMSNACSSTASILPVDVKRVHATTSTEISFQFDQRANAESQVFLAPFSKRRRLVSSKTERTGRRNTTTNENHYWKQADEPLQHDVSGANEASGEAKSFVWGAIPNSSTNISFDVNNKKPYCRRLDNVPPNAETMVYRESIQNRHVIDLNIPQMPSDYESTVSYIASPSDKNMQTMARPPRSSGTEEVADQLPDMDASSDVLYEELSFNSRRHSSRSRPPTARALEALACGFLGTKQKGREANFPSSSRSSRPVRRPRRSPDVSLPFPSDGKGCISHFPDPPTDVNGWNMSNPPFQMIHSSPSDKSTDKVTPDLFGADKSTDKGVHELFSIP; encoded by the exons ATGGACTCTCTTGAGATCAAGGAAGAAGATTATCAG ATGGATCCCATTGAAATCAAGGATGATGAAGAGCATCCGATAGAGATGCTTGTTGACCAACCTCGTTTTCTAGAACCTTTATGTCCAGAGGAGGTCAATGAAGACACACGAATATACCCTCGTGTAGGGGGTGAGTACCAGGTGGAAGTTCCAGATCTACTAACTGAAGAGGAACAGGCGAAACTAAGGTCATCAACAGTTTATGACAGCAGAGCGTTTGGTTTTGAGTACCCTGTGGGTGTAGGATTAGCTATTCCAGTCACGTGGACCCAAAATACAAGCACTCGTGTAAAAGAAGAGCATGGGGGGTTGTCACGACGCAGTTCATGTGCTTCACAAGATGAAGCCCCCATCCAAAGCAGTGAAAATTTTCCGGTAAATTTACATCAGGACAGGATTTGTTCAGAGTGTCTTGGCTGTAAAGTTAAATATGCTGAGGAAGGTGAGAAATTAGCAGGATCTGATGGACAAGACATGCATTGCTCACAAAGAAGGGAAGTTTTAGGTTGTTCTTGTGTAAAGAGAAAATTCGATGATTGTTTACCATTGCCTGGGATGCCAAGATACTCCTGGAGTGATGAAGAGGCACAAAGTTTTCTTCTTGGTCTCTACATTTTCGGGAAAAATCTTGTTCAGGTGACAAAATTTATGGAAACCAAGACAATGGGAGAAGTTTTATCCTATTACTATGGAGAATTTTTCAGGTCTGATGCATACAGGCGATGGGCAGCATGTAGAAAAGCAAGAAGCAGGAGGTGTATTCTTGGGCTGCGTATATTTTCTGGTCCGAGGCAGCAGGAATTGTTGTCACGTTTGCTTGCTGGTGTAGCTAGGGAAGTTGAAGCTTCGTTGATGGAG GTCTTTAAAATATTCAATGAGGGAACATCTACTTTTGAGCAGTTTATTTTGACCTTAAGGTCCACAGTTGGTGCTCAAGTTCTTGTACAGGCAGTTGGAATTGGCAAGGGAAAGTATGACTTGACTGGATTTGCATTAGATCCTAGCAGAAATCATGGTATCTCAACCCGTCCGGAAATCCCAGTTGGCAAGGCTTGCTCAGCGCTTTCATCTGGAGATATCATAAAGTTTTTGACTGGTGATTTCAGACTAAGCAAGGCAAGATCCAATGATCTATTCTGGGAGGCTGTCTGGCCTCGCTTGCTTTCAAGGGGCTGGCACTCAGAACAACCCAAGGACTCTTCACAAGTTGGAAAGCATGCTTTAGTCTTTCTCATCCCAGGTGTaaagaaattttctagaaagaAGCTTGTCAAAGGAAATCATTATTTTGATTCTGTTAGTGATGTCTTGAGCAAAGTTGCATCTGAACCAAGGCTGCTTGAATTTGGAGTTCAGGGTGGTAATGATGACAGTGGGATTAAGCATGAaaatggatggatccatgattCTGAACATGACAGAAACACACTTCCTAACAAGAAACCTTCCTATAACCGTCCCACTGAGCCTGGGTGTTCCCCAGAACTAATGAAATTTACTGTGGTGGATACCAGCCTTGTTCAAGGGGAAGAACCTTCTAAGGTGAGGTCACTAAGAAATCTACCAACAGATTCCAGTCATGGTTACATGTCTTCACCAAGTTCTGAAGATTCTGGTAGTGACAGCGCAGAGGAACACTCAGATTCCGAGGACAGCTCCCAGCCTTATGAACATGTAAGTACTGATCGATGCACAACTGGCGCAAAGTATGCTAGTGAGGAGAGAAAAAGTAAGCCCCCGACAATTGTTAAGATGGATTCTAGTGTAATTCAGAAGGCTGCTTCCTCAGGCACATTAACATCGATCAATGGTCATATTTCAACTGATCAAGGTTTCAGCACAATGAGTAATGCATGCTCTTCAACAGCAAGTATTCTTCCTGTTGACGTTAAAAGAGTCCATGCTACTACTTCCACTGAAATAAGCTTTCAGTTCGATCAAAGGGCGAATGCTGAGTCCCAAGTTTTCTTAGCACCCTTTTCGAAGAGAAGAAGGTTAGTTTCCTCTAAGACTGAAAGAACTGGCCGCAGAAATACGACGACCAATGAAAATCATTACTGGAAGCAAGCTGACGAGCCGCTGCAACATGATGTGTCTGGAGCAAATGAAGCAAGCGGAGAGGCCAAGTCTTTTGTATGGGGTGCAATTCCGAACTCATCAACTAACATATCCTTTGATGTCAATAACAAGAAGCCATACTGCAGACGGCTTGACAATGTGCCCCCTAATGCTGAAACAATGGTTTACAGAGAATCTATTCAAAATAGGCATGTCATTGATCTCAATATACCACAAATGCCTTCTGATTATGAGTCAACTGTGAGCTACATTGCCTCTCCATCTGACAAAAATATGCAAACCATGGCTAGGCCTCCACGTTCTTCAGGAACTGAGGAGGTGGCTGACCAACTTCCAGACATGGATGCCTCTAGTGATGTGCTCTATGAGGAGCTTTCTTTCAACTCAAGAAGGCATAGTAGCCGAAGCCGCCCGCCAACAGCCCGAGCTCTGGAAGCTCTTGCCTGTGGCTTTCTTGGTACCAAACAGAAGGGCAGGGAGGCAAATTTCCCATCttcgagcaggagcagcagacCTGTTCGGCGACCACGACGATCGCCTGATGTTTCACTGCCATTTCCTTCTGATGGCAAAGGATGtatttctcattttcctgaTCCGCCCACGGATGTCAATGGATGGAACATGAGtaaccctccattccaaatgATCCACAGCAGCCCCTCTGATAAATCCACAGATAAAGTTACTCCTGACTTGTTTGGAGCAGACAAGTCTACTGACAAAGGAGTTCATGAATTATTTAGCATACCTTAG